The sequence GGACCCCTGAAAGAGCCGCTGGGATGATCGTCACGGTGTGGGTGATCTCGGTCTGCATTTCCATCCCGCCTCTGTTCTGGAGGCAGGCCAAGGCAGTGGGGCTAACAGACTGCATGGTCAACACTGACCAGATCTTCTACACCATCTACTCAACTTTCGGAGCCTTTTACATCCCCACTTTGCTGCTGATCGCACTCTACGGGAGAATCTACGTGGAGGCAAGGTCCAGGATCCTGAAGCAGACGCCAAAGAACACGGCCAAGAGACTGACCACGGCGCAGCTGGTCACCGACTCGCCGGGATCCTCCTCACTCTCGGTGAACTCGCGGGCGAACGAGGCCGCGGGCTCTCCGGTGTACCTGAACCACGTCAAGATCAAAGTTTCTGACGCGCTTTTGGAAAGGAAGCGGATCTTGGCGGCCAGGGAGAGGAAAGCGACGAAAACACTGGGGATAATCTTAGGGGCGTTCATCGTGTGCTGGCTCCCGTTCTTCATCATCACCCTGGTGATGCCCATCTGCAAGGAGGCTTGTTGGTTCCATCATGCCATCTTTGACATCTTTAATTGGCTGGGCTACCTAAATTCCCTCATTAACCCCATCATTTACACCATGTCTAACGACGACTTCAAGCAGGCTTTCCAGAAACTAATCCGGTTGAGATGACTGTGAATCACCCAATAGTCTCATACGTGTACAAGTAAGAACGCTAAACCACCGTCTCCTCTCGTCCCTCCACATATACTGTATTTTTAAGCGACCAACAGATCGAGTCATATCAAGACTGTCCAGGTAGCATCTTAGCAACTACACCAAATACTTTGAACTTCGGGTTTCAGAATCAGTAATGTACACACACGTGGCATTGTCAGGGAATAAATATACCTGTTCATAAGTCAGTAAATAAAACAAATTACCCACGTCTGATAGGGCAGATCAAAATATACCTGTAGTTATGAGGGGGGCGGGAGACCCTTCCCATTTTCTTTTTTCCCATCCCGCAGTGGAATCGCTCTGAATCCCTTCATTGTGGATTGACGCTTGATAATGTGACATTGGGCCACTTCGCAAGCCTAGCGAAGTCCCGTTCTCTAAGCACCTTTTAAATCAGACGTAGGAGATCAGATCGTCGGGGGATAGGTTTAGATCTTTCGTCCGCACCCCTCAACTCTGAACTAACTGTGCCTCTTAAACAGTTTTGGCTGACTTTTGAAATTCGCAGCTTAGCTTGCTTTAAGCCGAAGTTTTGGTAATTTGAAAATGCAGTATATGAGTACTAAGGGAGTGACTATGTCGAttgaaatgtaatttgaatcTCAGAAAAAAATCGCTATTGCTCTAAACGCAATAGCTGTCGGGGTGGCATCTTTTCAACGTACTCTGCATTTAAAAGCGCACATTTCTCATTGCTGGTATGTGTCAAAACGCAAAATCAGTTTTGATGTCTGGGTGGTTATCTGTGGTTTGAAACTACATGTTCCGCCTGTGTGTTATTCAGTGTCCGTGCTTTCCGAAAGGTTCCTCATTTGCCTTACTGTAGATTAGTATGAAGAACAATGATTTTAAGACcgctaaatgttttttttttgatacATGAACCATGAGTTTTGATTAATCAGCGTGTTCTGTTGATCGATTTAGAAGTATCATTAAACAGAAATGATTGGTCTTTTGTAACAAGTGGTGAACATGTCTCGTTTTAATAATGTTTGGAAGAAAGACccacaaaaaaaacagaacagTGGGATGAATGGTAGTTGCGGGAAGGACCAGTAGAGATTCTTGCTCGGATCAACATCAATAAAAAGCATCCATCTTAGAGGAAGTTTAATTCTTGTGAGCATTGTAATTCAGTTACTGCTTTGCAAGCTTTTTGGGTTAAAGAAGAGGCTTCGAAAATGTCAAATCACTGTCTATTCGAGTACATCCTTGTACATAGTATCTAATAGATAAAGGATGTGATGTTGTGCATGTAAACAAGGATTGTGGAGCTACTTAATAAATGCTGGAAAAGCGAAATTTAATTTTATTCTTTATTGATCACCAGACTTTAGCAACACTGCCTGTCAGTAACTGTTTGTGGTTTCATTTAAAAATGCAGTTTAGTGGTATTAGCTAGTTGGTGCCCGACTGTAACAATCTTCACCAGACATTCACATTGATGATATTGAATCAGGAAGGACACAGACTTCTGAAGAAAGTTAGGATTACCAGGGGCAAAGTTCAATGGAGCCCAGAATGGGAAAGGGCCCATTATGTCATTAGCGTGCAGCTTCCAAGTGCAGACTGCAGGCGGCCTTCATGCCGCATGCTCACTGCTCTTAGGCAGTGCAAAGCGCACCGTTCATTGACTGCATTCATCAGTGGAGGGCTTGCTGGCTTACAGCTAACTGGCAGCCTTTGTAAAGTGGATGGGTTGTGGCATCCGGAGGCTGATTATTCAGAGCAGCAGAGAACAATGGGATCATGTGGGATTCGAGTCAATGGCTGTTCTCAGGGGGTCGAGgaacctgttcctgtgcagtgtgTCTCAACGGGGAACGGTGAAAATGCACAGGTTTTTGGCTGGTGCACTGGAGGCCCTGGTAGGAGAGTGGGAAGGAGCCCCCTCTCTCCACAGAATCAAAATGTAAACATGGATTTTATGGGAAGGTGCTTAGCTTCTGAAAGCCTGAAGGGTCTGCTTATCAACTGCCAATGAGGGGTCTTTATCAATGAGTATAACTTTAAGTTCTCCCAACAGAACCGCAATATTCTTCACTCATCCACCAGCTGCCTCTACTGATCAGCACAGAGCCTTGTGCTAATGCCAGTGCTCCGCACAGTAACCCCTCATGGCTTACGCCCTGAGGCTGAGGCACCTGACTACTAAGACACAGCTCTGACTGAGCACTGGTGGCTCCA comes from Hypanus sabinus isolate sHypSab1 chromosome 12, sHypSab1.hap1, whole genome shotgun sequence and encodes:
- the LOC132402536 gene encoding 5-hydroxytryptamine receptor 1B-like, producing MNSSAECLGPNGVELHTNSKHVNCSTKLDAHTGGGITALGILVSVFLSLITLATVVSNGFVIATIYQTRKLHTPANILIGSLAVTDLMVALLVMPISIVYTVSGTWSFGQVVCDVWLSSDITCCTASILHLCVIALDRYWAITDAVEYSARRTPERAAGMIVTVWVISVCISIPPLFWRQAKAVGLTDCMVNTDQIFYTIYSTFGAFYIPTLLLIALYGRIYVEARSRILKQTPKNTAKRLTTAQLVTDSPGSSSLSVNSRANEAAGSPVYLNHVKIKVSDALLERKRILAARERKATKTLGIILGAFIVCWLPFFIITLVMPICKEACWFHHAIFDIFNWLGYLNSLINPIIYTMSNDDFKQAFQKLIRLR